A genomic region of Ictidomys tridecemlineatus isolate mIctTri1 chromosome 10, mIctTri1.hap1, whole genome shotgun sequence contains the following coding sequences:
- the LOC144364753 gene encoding aldo-keto reductase family 1 member C4-like isoform X1 → MNSKYQYVELNDGHFIPGLGFGTAKPQEVPNSKTIEATKRAIEAGFRHIDCAYIYKVEEEVGLAIRSKIEDGTVKREDIFYTSKLWSTFHHPSLVQSCLERSLKKLCFDYVDLYLIHFPTAWKPGEELYPKDENGKVICDSLDLCATWEAMEKCKDAGLAKSIGVSNFNRRQLEMILNKPGLKYKPVCNQVECHVYHNQRKLLDFCKSKDIVLVAYGALGTQRYKGWVDKNSPVLLDDPVLGALAKKHKRSPALIALRYQLQRGVVVLAQSLKENEIKENIQVFDFELTEEDMKVLDGLNRNFRYVVMESMSHHPNYPFADEY, encoded by the exons ATGAATTCCAAATATCAGTATGTGGAGCTCAATGATGGTCACTTCATTCCTGGACTGGGTTTTGGCACAGCTAAACCTCAAGAG GTTCCTAATAGTAAGACAATAGAGGCCACCAAAAGAGCTATAGAAGCTGGGTTCCGACATATTGATTGTGCttatatatataaagtagaaGAGGAGGTAGGACTGGCCATTAGAAGCAAGATTGAAGATGGCACTGTGAAGAGAGAAGACATATTCTATACTTCAAAG CTATGGTCTACATTTCATCATCCCAGTCTGGTCCAATCTTGTTTGGAAAGATCACTGAAGAAACTTTGTTTTGACTATGTTGACCTCTACCTTATTCATTTCCCAACAGCATGGAAG CCAGGAGAAGAGCTTTATCCaaaagatgaaaatggaaaagtaaTATGTGACTCACTGGATCTCTGTGCCACATGGGAG GCCATGGAGAAGTGCAAGGACGCAGGATTAGCCAAGTCCATCGGGGTGTCCAACTTTAACCGCAGGCAGCTGGAGATGATCCTGAATAAACCAGGCCTCAAGTATAAGCCTGTCTGCAACCAG GTAGAATGTCATGTTTATCATAACCAGAGGAAACTGCTGGACTTCTGCAAATCCAAAGACATTGTTCTGGTTGCCTATGGTGCTCTTGGAACTCAACGATACAAAGGATG GGTTGACAAGAACTCCCCAGTTCTCTTGGATGATCCTGTTCTTGGTGCCTTGGCAAAAAAGCACAAGcgatccccagccctgattgcCCTCCGCTACCAGCTGCAGCGTGGAGTTGTGGTTTTGGCCCAGAGTTTGaaggagaatgaaataaaagagaacattcag GTTTTTGATTTTGAGTTGACTGAAGAAGACATGAAAGTCCTAGATGGCCTGAACAGAAATTTTCGCTATGTTGTCATGGAATC tatGTCCCACCACCCAAATTATCCATTTGCTGATGAATATTAA
- the LOC144364753 gene encoding aldo-keto reductase family 1 member C4-like isoform X3, with protein sequence MNSKYQYVELNDGHFIPGLGFGTAKPQEVPNSKTIEATKRAIEAGFRHIDCAYIYKVEEEVGLAIRSKIEDGTVKREDIFYTSKLWSTFHHPSLVQSCLERSLKKLCFDYVDLYLIHFPTAWKPGEELYPKDENGKVICDSLDLCATWEVECHVYHNQRKLLDFCKSKDIVLVAYGALGTQRYKGWVDKNSPVLLDDPVLGALAKKHKRSPALIALRYQLQRGVVVLAQSLKENEIKENIQVFDFELTEEDMKVLDGLNRNFRYVVMESMSHHPNYPFADEY encoded by the exons ATGAATTCCAAATATCAGTATGTGGAGCTCAATGATGGTCACTTCATTCCTGGACTGGGTTTTGGCACAGCTAAACCTCAAGAG GTTCCTAATAGTAAGACAATAGAGGCCACCAAAAGAGCTATAGAAGCTGGGTTCCGACATATTGATTGTGCttatatatataaagtagaaGAGGAGGTAGGACTGGCCATTAGAAGCAAGATTGAAGATGGCACTGTGAAGAGAGAAGACATATTCTATACTTCAAAG CTATGGTCTACATTTCATCATCCCAGTCTGGTCCAATCTTGTTTGGAAAGATCACTGAAGAAACTTTGTTTTGACTATGTTGACCTCTACCTTATTCATTTCCCAACAGCATGGAAG CCAGGAGAAGAGCTTTATCCaaaagatgaaaatggaaaagtaaTATGTGACTCACTGGATCTCTGTGCCACATGGGAG GTAGAATGTCATGTTTATCATAACCAGAGGAAACTGCTGGACTTCTGCAAATCCAAAGACATTGTTCTGGTTGCCTATGGTGCTCTTGGAACTCAACGATACAAAGGATG GGTTGACAAGAACTCCCCAGTTCTCTTGGATGATCCTGTTCTTGGTGCCTTGGCAAAAAAGCACAAGcgatccccagccctgattgcCCTCCGCTACCAGCTGCAGCGTGGAGTTGTGGTTTTGGCCCAGAGTTTGaaggagaatgaaataaaagagaacattcag GTTTTTGATTTTGAGTTGACTGAAGAAGACATGAAAGTCCTAGATGGCCTGAACAGAAATTTTCGCTATGTTGTCATGGAATC tatGTCCCACCACCCAAATTATCCATTTGCTGATGAATATTAA
- the LOC144364753 gene encoding aldo-keto reductase family 1 member C4-like isoform X2 — MNSKYQYVELNDGHFIPGLGFGTAKPQEVPNSKTIEATKRAIEAGFRHIDCAYIYKVEEEVGLAIRSKIEDGTVKREDIFYTSKLWSTFHHPSLVQSCLERSLKKLCFDYVDLYLIHFPTAWKPGEELYPKDENGKVICDSLDLCATWEAMEKCKDAGLAKSIGVSNFNRRQLEMILNKPGLKYKPVCNQVECHVYHNQRKLLDFCKSKDIVLVAYGALGTQRYKGWVDKNSPVLLDDPVLGALAKKHKRSPALIALRYQLQRGVVVLAQSLKENEIKENIQVFDFELTEEDMKVLDGLNRNFRYVVMESYK; from the exons ATGAATTCCAAATATCAGTATGTGGAGCTCAATGATGGTCACTTCATTCCTGGACTGGGTTTTGGCACAGCTAAACCTCAAGAG GTTCCTAATAGTAAGACAATAGAGGCCACCAAAAGAGCTATAGAAGCTGGGTTCCGACATATTGATTGTGCttatatatataaagtagaaGAGGAGGTAGGACTGGCCATTAGAAGCAAGATTGAAGATGGCACTGTGAAGAGAGAAGACATATTCTATACTTCAAAG CTATGGTCTACATTTCATCATCCCAGTCTGGTCCAATCTTGTTTGGAAAGATCACTGAAGAAACTTTGTTTTGACTATGTTGACCTCTACCTTATTCATTTCCCAACAGCATGGAAG CCAGGAGAAGAGCTTTATCCaaaagatgaaaatggaaaagtaaTATGTGACTCACTGGATCTCTGTGCCACATGGGAG GCCATGGAGAAGTGCAAGGACGCAGGATTAGCCAAGTCCATCGGGGTGTCCAACTTTAACCGCAGGCAGCTGGAGATGATCCTGAATAAACCAGGCCTCAAGTATAAGCCTGTCTGCAACCAG GTAGAATGTCATGTTTATCATAACCAGAGGAAACTGCTGGACTTCTGCAAATCCAAAGACATTGTTCTGGTTGCCTATGGTGCTCTTGGAACTCAACGATACAAAGGATG GGTTGACAAGAACTCCCCAGTTCTCTTGGATGATCCTGTTCTTGGTGCCTTGGCAAAAAAGCACAAGcgatccccagccctgattgcCCTCCGCTACCAGCTGCAGCGTGGAGTTGTGGTTTTGGCCCAGAGTTTGaaggagaatgaaataaaagagaacattcag GTTTTTGATTTTGAGTTGACTGAAGAAGACATGAAAGTCCTAGATGGCCTGAACAGAAATTTTCGCTATGTTGTCATGGAATC ATACAAATGA